The Acidaminococcales bacterium genome includes a window with the following:
- a CDS encoding DNA cytosine methyltransferase: protein MSAPDKLKKRQHGRRIKAENDPMFILPCGDCHGVLLPGARVRKLTPLERFRLQAFPDSHCLAAQSAGTGISDSRLYKQAVNR from the coding sequence GTGTCCGCCCCGGACAAACTCAAAAAGCGGCAGCATGGCCGCCGCATAAAAGCTGAAAACGATCCCATGTTCATATTGCCCTGTGGGGACTGCCACGGAGTCCTGCTGCCCGGGGCGCGGGTCAGGAAGCTGACACCGCTGGAGCGCTTCCGGCTGCAAGCCTTCCCGGACAGCCACTGCCTTGCCGCCCAAAGCGCAGGCACAGGCATATCCGACAGCCGGCTATACAAGCAGGCCGTCAACCGATGA